The Cellulomonas sp. S1-8 genome has a window encoding:
- a CDS encoding ABC transporter ATP-binding protein → MDHGSTVQDAPPTSLATLEERARARPEAFGRTSLIVCESLVRIYQSEGIEVQALQGLDLLVDEGELVAVVGASGSGKSTLLSVLSGLDVPTAGNVRVGEWDLMTMTARERVTYRRSTVGFVWQQTARNLVPYLTAAENVALPMALAGRPRKQRRTEAAALLDVLGVAYCADRRPSQMSGGEQQRVAIAVGLANSPRVLFADEPTGELDTATSNDVLEAMRAVNRDLGTTVVVVTHDPSVRDHVQRTVEIRDGRTSSEVLRRTATRDDGTEHEVAEEFAVLDRAGRVQLPREYREALELVGRVRLTLEQSHIAVHNGRQDEHPADAAGRRGTDDGAGPRHGHGRRAR, encoded by the coding sequence ATGGACCACGGGTCGACGGTGCAGGACGCACCCCCGACGAGCCTGGCGACGTTGGAGGAACGTGCCCGGGCACGTCCCGAGGCGTTCGGGCGGACGTCGCTGATCGTGTGCGAGTCCCTCGTGCGCATCTACCAGTCCGAGGGGATCGAGGTGCAGGCCCTGCAGGGCCTGGACCTGCTCGTCGACGAGGGCGAGCTGGTCGCCGTCGTCGGTGCGTCCGGGTCCGGCAAGTCGACGCTGCTGTCGGTGCTGTCGGGGCTGGACGTGCCCACGGCCGGCAACGTGCGCGTCGGCGAGTGGGACCTCATGACGATGACCGCCCGCGAGCGCGTCACGTACCGCCGCTCGACGGTCGGGTTCGTGTGGCAGCAGACCGCCCGCAACCTCGTCCCGTACCTCACGGCCGCCGAGAACGTCGCGCTGCCGATGGCGCTCGCGGGGCGCCCGCGCAAGCAGCGGCGCACCGAGGCCGCGGCCCTGCTGGACGTGCTCGGCGTCGCGTACTGCGCGGACCGGCGGCCCAGCCAGATGTCCGGCGGTGAGCAGCAGCGGGTCGCGATCGCCGTGGGCCTGGCGAACTCCCCGCGGGTGCTCTTCGCCGACGAGCCCACGGGCGAGCTGGACACCGCCACGTCGAACGACGTGCTGGAGGCGATGCGCGCGGTGAACCGGGACCTGGGCACGACGGTGGTCGTCGTCACGCACGACCCGAGCGTCCGGGACCACGTGCAGCGCACCGTCGAGATCCGGGACGGGCGCACGTCGTCGGAGGTGCTGCGCCGCACGGCCACCCGCGACGACGGCACGGAGCACGAGGTCGCCGAGGAGTTCGCGGTCCTGGACCGCGCGGGCCGCGTCCAGCTGCCCCGTGAGTACCGGGAGGCCCTCGAGCTCGTCGGCCGCGTGCGCCTCACGCTGGAGCAGTCGCACATCGCGGTCCACAACGGCCGCCAGGACGAGCACCCCGCCGACGCCGCCGGGCGCCGCGGCACGGACGACGGCGCCGGTCCCCGGCACGGACACGGACGGAGAGCCCGATGA
- a CDS encoding ABC transporter ATP-binding protein: MTATTTAAHGAARAGDGPLVRVEHVDRTYGSGHAAVHALRDISLEVAPGELVALVGRSGSGKTTLLNTIGGLDRPDAGRIVVAGREVSSLDERGLVSLRRDVVAFVFQTFGLVPVLTAAENVGVPLRMRRTPVAEREARVQLLLDLVGLGPHAKQRPGQLSGGQQQRVAIARALANSPRLLIADEPTGQLDSETGMAVMALIRAVVEAEGMTAIVSTHDPVMVALADRVVYLADGRLVDAA; the protein is encoded by the coding sequence ATGACCGCCACCACGACCGCCGCGCACGGTGCGGCCCGCGCCGGCGACGGGCCGCTCGTCCGCGTCGAGCACGTCGACCGCACCTACGGGTCCGGCCACGCCGCGGTGCACGCGCTGCGCGACATCTCGCTCGAGGTCGCCCCGGGCGAGCTCGTCGCCCTCGTCGGGCGTTCCGGCTCCGGCAAGACGACGCTGCTCAACACCATCGGCGGCCTGGACCGCCCCGACGCGGGCCGCATCGTCGTCGCGGGCCGTGAGGTGTCGTCGCTCGACGAGCGCGGACTGGTGTCCCTGCGCCGCGACGTCGTCGCGTTCGTGTTCCAGACGTTCGGGCTGGTGCCCGTGCTCACCGCCGCGGAGAACGTCGGGGTGCCGCTGCGCATGCGCCGCACCCCCGTCGCCGAGCGGGAGGCGCGCGTGCAGCTGCTGCTCGACCTGGTCGGGCTGGGCCCGCACGCCAAGCAGCGGCCCGGGCAGCTGTCCGGCGGCCAGCAGCAGCGGGTCGCCATCGCCCGCGCCCTGGCCAACTCCCCGCGCCTGCTCATCGCCGACGAGCCCACCGGGCAGCTCGACTCCGAGACCGGCATGGCCGTCATGGCGCTGATCCGGGCCGTCGTCGAGGCGGAGGGCATGACCGCGATCGTCTCGACGCACGACCCGGTGATGGTCGCGCTCGCGGACCGCGTCGTGTACCTGGCCGACGGTCGGCTGGTCGACGCCGCCTGA